From one Fimbriimonadaceae bacterium genomic stretch:
- a CDS encoding methyltransferase domain-containing protein, which yields MSSNESQPTCPRPPSTNLPWTGERMVPNASDIATELFHWQRYLYFRPWYDGRHVVDAASGEGYGANYASAFASETVGLDLSGEAVAHASSRYPHVRFVEGDVCAFDYSLAELVVSFETIEHLPEPEKFLEALKGCPGNVVISTPNRNTHSPGHSLHDAPLNPFHTVEWTPSEFADLIRSHFPDRQVRFLSQEGRWPGLIREGLDEEAMYTIAVIGDGELPKWPRLGLAMPVHANAKAAHDAVLGISRVYPGEIEFAVVANGADEGNRLILRDLANTFPHMIHLVELDRNEGFAGGCNAGLEFLWQESWFDYFGVVNDDVLPATDCVSEMVCAMVELEKLGYHPGLLGPTSNIVAGAQQVEIGEFGNYAQMLDCADAYHRDRVNSASATRQLRGLFLLIHPECLNAVGGFDTRFGLGNMEDDDFNLRAHYAGFTLWIADGAFLYHEGSSTFRKLGLDYEAGIERNLDLLLDKWDAENLLELWEQTEKPERVAVYEPLHLRRPSPSGFSLHLNGENVDLVHQASDLEFAVWIMSNLKGKPRTSRKALIELLSA from the coding sequence ATGAGCTCGAACGAATCCCAACCCACTTGCCCCCGCCCCCCTTCCACCAACCTGCCTTGGACCGGCGAGCGCATGGTGCCGAACGCCTCGGACATCGCCACCGAGTTGTTCCACTGGCAGCGCTACCTCTATTTCCGCCCGTGGTACGACGGCCGGCACGTGGTGGACGCCGCCAGCGGCGAAGGGTATGGAGCGAACTACGCCAGTGCCTTCGCATCGGAGACCGTGGGATTGGACCTTTCGGGCGAGGCCGTCGCGCACGCGTCGAGCCGGTACCCGCACGTCCGCTTTGTCGAAGGCGACGTGTGCGCGTTCGATTACAGCCTGGCCGAACTCGTCGTGAGTTTTGAAACGATCGAGCACCTGCCCGAGCCGGAGAAGTTCCTCGAGGCGCTGAAGGGCTGTCCGGGCAACGTGGTGATTTCGACGCCGAACCGAAACACGCACTCGCCGGGCCATAGCCTCCACGACGCACCGCTCAACCCCTTCCACACCGTCGAGTGGACGCCTTCGGAGTTCGCGGATCTGATCCGCTCGCACTTCCCCGATCGGCAAGTGCGATTCCTCTCGCAGGAGGGCCGATGGCCCGGACTGATTCGCGAGGGGCTGGACGAGGAGGCGATGTACACGATCGCCGTGATCGGGGACGGGGAATTGCCGAAGTGGCCCCGGTTGGGATTGGCAATGCCCGTACACGCCAACGCCAAAGCCGCCCACGACGCCGTGCTCGGCATCAGCCGGGTCTATCCGGGCGAGATCGAATTCGCGGTGGTGGCGAACGGAGCCGACGAGGGGAATCGGCTGATCCTGCGGGACCTGGCCAACACGTTCCCCCACATGATCCACCTCGTCGAGCTGGACCGCAACGAAGGGTTCGCCGGCGGGTGCAACGCTGGCCTCGAGTTCTTGTGGCAGGAGAGCTGGTTCGACTACTTCGGCGTGGTGAACGACGATGTGCTGCCAGCCACGGACTGCGTGTCCGAAATGGTGTGCGCGATGGTCGAGTTGGAGAAGCTCGGCTACCATCCCGGCCTCCTTGGCCCGACGAGCAACATCGTCGCCGGCGCGCAGCAGGTCGAGATCGGAGAGTTCGGCAACTATGCCCAGATGCTGGATTGCGCCGATGCGTACCACCGCGACCGGGTGAACTCGGCGAGCGCCACCCGCCAATTGCGAGGCCTGTTCCTCCTCATCCATCCCGAGTGCCTCAACGCCGTCGGCGGCTTCGACACGCGCTTTGGGCTTGGGAACATGGAGGACGACGACTTCAATCTGCGCGCCCATTACGCGGGCTTCACGCTGTGGATCGCCGACGGCGCCTTCCTGTACCACGAGGGTTCCAGCACGTTCCGCAAACTTGGACTCGACTACGAGGCGGGCATCGAGCGGAATCTCGACCTCCTCTTGGACAAGTGGGACGCGGAGAACCTGCTCGAACTGTGGGAACAGACGGAGAAGCCTGAGCGGGTCGCCGTTTACGAGCCGCTCCATCTGCGGCGCCCATCGCCGAGCGGATTCTCGCTCCACTTGAACGGAGAAAACGTGGACCTGGTGCATCAGGCCAGCGACCTCGAGTTTGCGGTCTGGATCATGAGCAACTTGAAGGGCAAGCCCCGCACGTCGCGGAAGGCCCTGATCGAGCTCCTCTCGGCGTAA
- a CDS encoding phytanoyl-CoA dioxygenase family protein, producing MPVTEAERTQFETEGYVVLHDLFSPSDAVALREHFMALREEGSHPGDYDGVDIGGNDPLKRYPRMIHMHRWDAISRDWVLDPKIGAALRSLSGEEPYAVQTMLYFKPAGARGQALHQDQTYLRAAPGTCLAAWMALDPCDEENGCLQVVPGSHTLPLLCTERADTTQSFTDVTVPVPGGMAPVPVRMQPGDVLFFHGLLIHGSFPNTSPDRFRRALIGHYITGNAERVAPFYHPVLRMDGSEVALEESASGGPCGVLVPDASGERIEMRTPAAPNPLTHE from the coding sequence ATGCCCGTGACCGAGGCCGAGCGCACGCAGTTTGAGACAGAGGGCTACGTCGTCCTCCACGACCTGTTCTCCCCAAGCGATGCCGTCGCGTTGCGCGAGCACTTCATGGCTCTCCGGGAGGAGGGCTCGCACCCGGGGGACTACGACGGCGTCGACATCGGCGGGAACGATCCCCTCAAACGCTACCCCCGCATGATCCACATGCACCGGTGGGACGCCATCAGCCGCGATTGGGTGCTGGACCCCAAAATCGGCGCGGCGCTGCGCAGCCTCTCGGGCGAGGAGCCGTACGCCGTGCAGACGATGCTCTACTTCAAACCTGCCGGAGCCCGGGGCCAAGCCCTCCACCAGGACCAGACGTATCTTCGCGCCGCCCCCGGCACTTGCCTGGCCGCGTGGATGGCCCTCGACCCTTGCGACGAGGAGAACGGGTGCCTGCAGGTCGTGCCGGGTTCCCACACCCTGCCCCTTCTGTGCACCGAACGCGCCGACACGACCCAGAGCTTCACCGACGTCACGGTCCCGGTGCCGGGCGGCATGGCGCCCGTGCCCGTGCGGATGCAACCGGGCGACGTGCTCTTCTTCCACGGGTTGTTGATTCACGGGAGTTTCCCGAACACGTCCCCGGATCGGTTCCGCCGGGCGTTGATCGGGCACTACATCACGGGCAATGCGGAGCGCGTCGCGCCCTTCTACCACCCCGTGTTGCGCATGGACGGCTCGGAGGTGGCGCTCGAGGAGAGCGCTTCGGGCGGCCCCTGCGGGGTTCTGGTGCCCGACGCGTCGGGCGAGCGAATCGAGATGCGCACGCCCGCGGCGCCCAACCCGCTCACGCACGAGTAG
- a CDS encoding peptidoglycan-binding protein, whose amino-acid sequence MPPDVPSSPSPSVRKWQQFLKEAAVDPGPLDGEWGPLTRGATLAFQRAEGLPETGVIDAPTREKAKRVGFKPTFELRPDTALDLREMRPYFLVPLLEVGDDQDRLEVIQNIKTFAGNEPFTDVFVLSHGWHRNLFAGVAAYDRLLSRMSALFRRGVLNTGSRPFSPLFLAFHWHSDTGEDGWFDPAGRRSKASFLALAREAFDCCPGTGESDFLNDFEDLFALFAQVSAPDVPSLDPELDANARRLTDALAVRYEVKAGANASLPEKVSLAWTCYFEADARSVLEDQGERAAATVGLRGALAATVKFLVATVGLGALATFAMGRDWRSWIGALETAWSGFVSLPGISAIARPLRPAAASVWEWLGVRWSEFAGSPWHLQVLAVLALAALTLAGASAITALRRGEASQGSSLPAVVAWLPLQIVCALPLLAISLLTFLFRGSLPFLTAIIAAAALWEAPLAVSSWLWAVAFVVVLVALRPSRERMGKGRPPPWHLRDALAWIARTPLGWLRAALPADSRYHAIANVLENQLAFFEMQRKGVLAGDQAGAFLGQLARSCDALHEARIHLVGHSFGGLVMQNATQRLAVENPGSQPVHSLTLIQSATGTDSFFRAEPARRAVGGAIACVYSAYDFANGFYYPFANHARMASGYVGLHRVGDPPRRPPTLGQGGRLASLVHPPDLRGWLSETGAQPRPWLLNLDASRMIYEGSPAMGGGHDDLFKDDVVHLIWAVSRL is encoded by the coding sequence GTGCCCCCCGACGTTCCCTCAAGTCCGTCTCCCTCGGTGAGGAAGTGGCAGCAGTTTCTGAAGGAGGCTGCCGTCGATCCGGGTCCCCTCGACGGGGAGTGGGGGCCGCTGACGAGGGGTGCGACCCTGGCGTTCCAGCGGGCCGAGGGGCTTCCGGAAACGGGCGTCATCGACGCACCCACTCGGGAGAAGGCCAAACGGGTGGGCTTCAAACCCACGTTCGAACTCAGGCCCGACACCGCCTTGGACCTACGGGAGATGCGCCCTTACTTCCTGGTGCCTCTGCTCGAAGTGGGAGACGACCAGGACCGGCTCGAGGTCATTCAGAACATCAAGACCTTTGCGGGGAACGAGCCCTTCACCGACGTGTTCGTGCTGAGCCACGGCTGGCACCGCAACCTCTTTGCCGGCGTCGCCGCCTACGATCGGCTTCTCAGCCGCATGAGCGCCCTGTTCCGCAGAGGGGTGCTCAACACCGGAAGCCGGCCGTTCTCGCCGCTGTTTCTCGCGTTCCACTGGCACTCGGACACCGGTGAAGACGGCTGGTTCGACCCCGCGGGGCGCCGCTCCAAGGCCAGCTTCCTGGCGCTCGCGCGCGAGGCATTCGACTGCTGCCCCGGCACCGGTGAGAGCGACTTTCTCAACGACTTCGAGGACCTGTTCGCGCTGTTCGCCCAGGTGTCCGCGCCCGATGTGCCGTCTCTGGACCCCGAACTGGACGCAAACGCGCGGCGGCTTACCGACGCCCTCGCCGTCCGCTACGAGGTCAAGGCCGGGGCCAACGCGTCGCTGCCCGAAAAGGTCTCTCTCGCGTGGACGTGCTACTTCGAGGCCGACGCGCGCTCGGTCTTGGAAGATCAGGGCGAACGCGCCGCCGCGACCGTCGGGCTCCGCGGCGCGCTCGCCGCGACGGTGAAGTTCCTGGTGGCGACCGTCGGCCTCGGCGCGCTGGCCACCTTTGCCATGGGCCGGGATTGGCGAAGTTGGATCGGCGCGCTGGAGACGGCTTGGAGCGGCTTCGTCTCCCTTCCCGGGATCTCCGCGATCGCACGACCGCTTCGGCCGGCCGCGGCGAGCGTGTGGGAGTGGCTGGGCGTGCGCTGGTCGGAGTTCGCCGGAAGCCCGTGGCACCTCCAGGTTCTGGCCGTGCTCGCCCTGGCCGCCTTGACCCTGGCCGGCGCCTCCGCCATCACCGCCTTGCGCCGCGGCGAGGCGTCCCAAGGCAGTTCGCTGCCGGCGGTCGTCGCCTGGCTGCCGCTGCAGATCGTCTGCGCGCTTCCTCTTCTCGCGATCTCGCTTCTCACCTTCCTGTTTCGGGGCAGCCTGCCGTTCTTGACCGCGATCATCGCCGCCGCGGCTCTTTGGGAGGCTCCGTTGGCCGTCTCCTCCTGGCTCTGGGCCGTCGCCTTCGTAGTCGTCCTCGTCGCGCTCCGCCCCTCGCGCGAGCGGATGGGCAAGGGACGGCCGCCGCCCTGGCACCTTCGGGACGCGCTCGCGTGGATCGCGCGCACGCCCTTGGGCTGGCTCCGGGCCGCCTTGCCCGCCGATAGCCGCTACCACGCGATCGCCAACGTGCTGGAGAACCAACTCGCATTCTTCGAAATGCAGCGCAAGGGCGTGCTGGCCGGCGATCAGGCTGGGGCGTTTCTCGGCCAGTTGGCGCGATCGTGCGACGCGTTGCACGAGGCGCGGATTCACCTCGTGGGCCACAGTTTTGGCGGGCTCGTCATGCAGAACGCAACCCAACGCCTAGCCGTCGAGAACCCCGGCTCCCAACCCGTGCACTCCCTGACGCTGATCCAGTCCGCCACGGGGACCGACTCGTTCTTCCGCGCGGAGCCCGCCCGTCGTGCGGTGGGCGGCGCCATCGCCTGCGTGTACTCGGCGTACGACTTCGCCAACGGCTTCTACTACCCGTTTGCCAACCACGCGCGGATGGCCTCCGGATATGTGGGCCTTCACCGTGTGGGCGATCCGCCTCGCCGCCCTCCCACGCTGGGCCAAGGGGGGCGGCTGGCGAGCCTCGTGCATCCGCCCGACCTTCGCGGCTGGCTCTCGGAGACGGGCGCCCAACCCCGGCCCTGGCTGTTGAACCTCGACGCCAGCCGCATGATCTACGAGGGATCGCCGGCGATGGGTGGGGGGCACGACGACCTCTTCAAGGACGACGTCGTGCATCTGATTTGGGCCGTTTCACGCCTATGA
- a CDS encoding molybdopterin molybdotransferase MoeA has protein sequence MSELLSYEAFLDAVRPHLAVPTGGEAAALDRAVGRVLSQDVVATEAYPRFDNSAVDGYAVGHASDARAGSRLAVAAAVAAGDAPPEGIARGTCVRILTGAAVPPGTWGIAMQEDVETVADAVVLRAECAEGAHVRRAGDDYHPGAVLLRAGSRVGPGAVAVLAEQGVGTVDVWRRPRVGVLATGAELVDASQEPPPGCLRDSNGPMLAGLSQRYGGEVLGVERCGDTEQATCSALERLCGSNDLVITAGGVSVGDRDHVPAAVESLGEVVAHGVKIKPGKPMLFGRVGPCSVFGLPGNPASAFVGFHLFVREALAAASGCANPRLEWMEIPFLSEREAHGRDEFVRCVWGYRGDRWGAWPAGEQGSFGVRSLAEATCLVRLVAGSTGRSGQLRPTLAVD, from the coding sequence ATGAGCGAACTGCTCTCGTACGAGGCGTTCCTGGATGCGGTGCGCCCGCACCTCGCCGTTCCGACCGGCGGCGAGGCCGCCGCGCTGGATCGCGCGGTGGGGCGCGTATTGAGCCAAGACGTTGTGGCGACCGAGGCCTACCCGCGGTTCGACAACTCGGCCGTGGACGGCTACGCCGTTGGCCATGCGTCGGACGCGCGAGCCGGGAGCCGGCTGGCGGTGGCGGCAGCCGTGGCCGCCGGAGACGCTCCGCCCGAGGGGATCGCACGCGGAACCTGCGTGCGCATCCTGACGGGAGCGGCGGTTCCCCCTGGCACGTGGGGCATTGCGATGCAGGAGGACGTCGAGACCGTGGCGGACGCGGTCGTGCTGCGTGCCGAATGCGCCGAGGGGGCGCACGTGCGGCGGGCTGGCGACGACTACCATCCCGGAGCCGTCCTGCTGCGAGCGGGTTCCCGCGTAGGGCCGGGAGCCGTGGCGGTCCTTGCCGAGCAGGGGGTCGGGACGGTGGACGTGTGGCGGCGTCCACGAGTCGGCGTACTGGCCACCGGAGCCGAACTCGTCGACGCCTCCCAGGAGCCTCCGCCGGGCTGTCTGCGCGACTCCAACGGGCCGATGTTGGCGGGATTGTCCCAGAGGTACGGGGGAGAGGTCCTCGGGGTGGAGCGCTGCGGGGATACGGAGCAGGCCACTTGCTCCGCGTTGGAGAGGCTTTGTGGCTCCAACGATCTTGTGATCACCGCCGGGGGTGTTTCGGTGGGGGATCGGGATCATGTGCCGGCGGCGGTGGAGTCCCTGGGCGAGGTCGTTGCGCACGGGGTGAAGATCAAACCCGGTAAGCCGATGCTCTTCGGAAGGGTGGGCCCGTGCTCCGTTTTTGGGTTGCCCGGCAACCCGGCGAGCGCGTTTGTGGGCTTCCACCTGTTTGTGCGGGAGGCGCTGGCGGCGGCCTCGGGGTGTGCGAATCCACGACTGGAGTGGATGGAAATTCCCTTTCTCTCCGAGCGCGAGGCCCACGGTCGGGACGAGTTCGTCAGGTGCGTCTGGGGCTACCGTGGAGATCGCTGGGGGGCCTGGCCCGCGGGGGAGCAGGGTTCGTTCGGCGTCCGGTCGCTCGCCGAGGCCACATGCCTGGTACGGCTCGTCGCGGGCTCGACGGGCCGCTCGGGCCAATTGCGGCCCACCTTGGCCGTCGATTAA
- a CDS encoding YfiR family protein has protein sequence MRLLGVALLVVSGSLRAQQVSEYQLKAAFLVKFTAFVVWPPKSLPPPKEPFVIGIVGADPFGRLLDDAVKDKSVEGRPIVVRRFAWGQSLDACRVVFMSDSEGRKVARLLLATQGKPILTVGETERFAQQGGMIGLRVLNSRAAMDVNLGSARANGLAIRSGLLQVANSVIDGSRGGSR, from the coding sequence TTGAGACTGCTCGGCGTCGCGCTTCTCGTCGTCTCCGGTTCTCTGCGGGCGCAGCAGGTGAGCGAGTACCAGCTCAAGGCGGCGTTCCTGGTGAAGTTCACCGCGTTTGTCGTGTGGCCTCCCAAGTCGCTGCCGCCTCCCAAGGAGCCGTTCGTGATCGGCATCGTGGGCGCCGATCCCTTCGGACGGCTGCTTGACGACGCGGTCAAAGACAAGTCCGTCGAGGGACGGCCGATCGTGGTGAGGCGCTTCGCTTGGGGCCAATCCTTGGACGCGTGCCGCGTCGTCTTCATGTCCGATTCCGAAGGACGCAAGGTCGCCCGCCTGTTGCTCGCGACCCAAGGCAAGCCCATTCTCACCGTGGGTGAGACCGAGAGGTTTGCCCAGCAGGGTGGGATGATCGGTTTGCGGGTGCTGAACAGCCGAGCGGCCATGGACGTCAACCTCGGCTCCGCCAGGGCCAACGGCTTGGCGATCCGATCCGGCCTGCTCCAGGTGGCCAACTCCGTGATCGACGGTTCGAGAGGTGGGTCGCGATGA
- a CDS encoding LmeA family phospholipid-binding protein, with translation MSESIRAGAWAATFADLETSVGLTIEELTLQADATRIETEPFAVSMAPAELVAKISADAVAAFLEQKAPGGLQRFDVQLEDGKVVVEASARVIVEIRARVVCTLRLVDGKQIWVDLASADGVPSPVRGLVETNLAKVNPVFDAADLPLDVTLTSIEASDGVITLHGTAAWKP, from the coding sequence ATGTCCGAATCCATCCGCGCCGGAGCCTGGGCCGCGACGTTTGCCGATCTGGAGACCTCCGTCGGTCTCACGATCGAGGAGTTGACGCTCCAGGCCGACGCCACGCGCATCGAAACGGAGCCCTTTGCCGTCTCGATGGCCCCCGCCGAGCTCGTCGCGAAAATCAGCGCGGACGCGGTGGCCGCCTTCTTGGAGCAGAAGGCGCCGGGCGGCCTGCAACGGTTCGACGTTCAACTCGAGGACGGAAAGGTGGTGGTCGAGGCGAGCGCGCGCGTGATCGTCGAGATTCGGGCGCGCGTGGTCTGCACGCTCCGACTCGTCGACGGCAAGCAGATCTGGGTCGACCTCGCCAGCGCCGACGGTGTCCCGTCGCCCGTTCGGGGCCTCGTGGAGACCAACCTCGCCAAGGTCAATCCCGTGTTCGACGCGGCCGACCTGCCTTTGGACGTGACGCTGACGTCCATCGAGGCCAGCGACGGGGTGATCACCCTGCACGGCACCGCGGCCTGGAAACCTTGA
- a CDS encoding TonB-dependent receptor, translated as MRAVAIGVGLALTAVAGAQQDDLTQLSLSDLMQIKVVSASKRPQGLADVAASVFVITGEDIRRSGVRSIPEALRLAPGVQVSQQDAGTWYVGIRGFSGRFSNKLLVLVDGRSVYTPLFSGVFWDAVDVPLADIDRIEVIRGPGGAVWGANAVNGVINIVTKCAADTQGGLAEAGAGTEEHAFGSVRYGGTFGRGGHYRVFAQATDHAALDRSDGSAADDAFRSQHIGFRADDASTERDNLTVTMGAFARQWSQATLSPVLGAPYGTRTVSDQSAQHWYGHLDWDHDSGPNTKTAVLGNFEHFDRDMPEIATKRTTWSLDFQQSTLVDAAQRWVWGLGFRRTSDHTDGTFLVALDPANRTEDLWSGFVSDEVSLTDKTRLTLGAKLERNGYTGWEFQPSVRLLHQPDADQTWWASVSRAVRTPSRIDQDGRINFRAMPGMGGMPTLIALFGDGSFDSEKLTSHEVGWRKRVSDTLTLDVSGYYNIYSDLRSFEPGAGFLETSPPPDHGVAPYIFGNQIKGTTRGLEVVARSRPTSRWNLLAGFAWYHEDLRLTENSLDPFGPGVGDGRGVTPSRQFLLVSQLDLGGSWQLDSNLFYVDSIQELAGHVDPYWRWDVRLGWSPSPDLTLGLVVRNLLDDRHEETNSSFLTPSSSIPRSATLQASWRF; from the coding sequence GTGCGCGCCGTTGCCATAGGCGTCGGGCTTGCACTGACGGCCGTCGCTGGGGCGCAACAGGACGATTTGACGCAACTCAGCCTCTCGGATCTCATGCAGATCAAGGTGGTGTCCGCGTCGAAGCGCCCGCAGGGCCTTGCCGACGTGGCCGCCTCCGTCTTCGTGATCACCGGGGAGGATATCCGGCGGTCGGGTGTGCGTTCCATACCCGAGGCGTTGCGGCTGGCCCCCGGCGTGCAAGTGTCCCAGCAAGATGCGGGGACGTGGTACGTGGGCATCCGGGGATTCTCCGGACGGTTCTCCAACAAGCTGTTGGTTCTCGTGGACGGCCGAAGCGTCTACACTCCGCTCTTCTCCGGCGTGTTCTGGGACGCGGTCGATGTGCCCCTTGCCGACATCGATCGCATCGAGGTGATCCGTGGACCGGGCGGCGCGGTTTGGGGGGCGAATGCGGTCAATGGTGTGATCAACATCGTGACGAAGTGTGCCGCGGACACCCAAGGCGGACTCGCGGAGGCCGGGGCCGGGACCGAGGAGCATGCGTTTGGTTCGGTTCGTTATGGCGGCACGTTCGGGCGCGGCGGGCACTACCGGGTGTTCGCGCAGGCGACCGATCATGCGGCTTTGGACCGCTCAGACGGTTCCGCCGCCGACGATGCCTTCCGCTCGCAGCACATCGGATTTCGGGCGGACGACGCGTCCACGGAGAGGGACAACCTGACCGTCACGATGGGCGCGTTCGCGCGCCAGTGGTCGCAGGCAACGCTGAGCCCGGTTCTTGGGGCTCCGTACGGGACTCGAACCGTCTCCGATCAGTCCGCCCAACACTGGTACGGGCACCTGGACTGGGACCACGACAGCGGGCCGAACACGAAGACGGCCGTTCTTGGCAATTTTGAACACTTCGATCGGGACATGCCCGAGATCGCCACAAAGCGGACGACGTGGTCGCTCGATTTCCAGCAGTCCACGCTCGTCGATGCCGCGCAACGCTGGGTTTGGGGATTGGGATTCCGCCGGACCTCGGACCACACCGATGGGACGTTCCTCGTCGCGTTGGACCCGGCCAACCGCACCGAGGATCTCTGGAGCGGCTTTGTCAGCGACGAGGTCTCGCTCACGGACAAGACGCGGCTGACTCTTGGCGCCAAGCTGGAACGAAACGGCTACACGGGATGGGAGTTTCAGCCCAGCGTGAGGTTGCTTCACCAGCCGGATGCCGACCAGACCTGGTGGGCTTCCGTCAGTCGGGCCGTTCGAACACCGAGCCGCATCGATCAGGACGGGCGCATCAACTTTCGGGCGATGCCGGGCATGGGCGGGATGCCGACTCTGATCGCGCTCTTCGGCGACGGGTCCTTCGACTCCGAGAAGTTGACCTCGCACGAGGTCGGGTGGCGCAAGAGGGTCTCCGACACGCTGACGCTCGACGTTTCCGGCTACTACAACATCTACTCCGATCTGCGCAGCTTCGAGCCCGGGGCCGGTTTCCTCGAAACGTCTCCACCGCCGGACCACGGCGTTGCGCCTTACATCTTTGGCAACCAGATCAAGGGAACGACGCGCGGACTGGAGGTCGTCGCCCGCAGTCGCCCTACCTCCAGGTGGAATCTGCTCGCCGGTTTCGCGTGGTACCACGAGGACTTGCGGCTGACGGAGAACTCGTTGGATCCGTTTGGCCCCGGTGTGGGGGACGGCAGGGGGGTCACCCCGAGCCGGCAGTTCCTGCTGGTCTCGCAGCTCGACCTCGGCGGCAGCTGGCAGCTCGACAGCAATCTCTTCTACGTGGATTCGATCCAGGAGCTTGCGGGACACGTCGATCCCTACTGGCGTTGGGACGTCCGCCTCGGCTGGAGCCCAAGCCCCGACCTCACTCTGGGCCTCGTCGTGCGGAACTTGCTGGACGACCGCCACGAGGAGACGAACTCGTCGTTTCTCACGCCGTCGTCGAGCATTCCGCGATCGGCCACGCTCCAGGCTTCATGGCGCTTCTAG
- a CDS encoding alcohol dehydrogenase catalytic domain-containing protein, with protein MAIEGRASMLEAPGEPAVVREIVVDDPGPGEVRVKLVASGVCHTDLTVKNLNGSGMAFPIVLGHEGAGYVDMVGDGVTSLAPGDPVVLAYRAPCEKCPACLRGDPRHCYAALRPQPRIKRKADGAVCSQVLRCGTFSTHTVVHSKAAIKMPAAMPLDKACLLACGVITGVGAAMNTSPVFAGARVAVVGCGGVGLSVIQGAKLQHARQIIGIDVNPVKLQWARDFGATHTVDASECDPVAEVRKLTDDGWDGGVEYAFEATGIPACTEQCVKMLSYGGTATTIGFPAEDDALNLNLGDFSVGVYWNKAALHVCHCGDALPSHDFPLLADLYLRGELQLDAMVTRTIALEDVEDAFHEMETGNVIRSVIVL; from the coding sequence ATGGCAATCGAAGGACGTGCGTCGATGTTGGAGGCGCCGGGCGAACCGGCGGTGGTGCGGGAGATCGTGGTCGACGATCCCGGGCCGGGCGAGGTCCGGGTCAAACTGGTCGCCAGCGGGGTCTGCCACACCGACCTCACGGTGAAGAACCTGAACGGCAGCGGGATGGCGTTTCCCATCGTGCTCGGCCACGAAGGCGCCGGATATGTGGACATGGTCGGCGATGGCGTGACGTCGCTCGCGCCCGGCGATCCCGTGGTGCTCGCCTACCGCGCGCCGTGCGAGAAGTGCCCGGCGTGCCTGCGTGGCGACCCAAGGCACTGCTACGCCGCTCTGAGGCCCCAGCCCCGGATCAAGCGCAAGGCCGACGGAGCGGTCTGCTCGCAGGTGCTCCGTTGCGGGACGTTCTCCACGCACACGGTCGTCCACTCCAAAGCCGCCATCAAGATGCCCGCCGCGATGCCGCTGGACAAAGCGTGCCTTCTCGCGTGCGGCGTGATCACCGGCGTTGGCGCGGCGATGAACACCTCGCCCGTGTTCGCCGGCGCGCGCGTGGCCGTGGTCGGCTGCGGCGGGGTGGGCCTGAGCGTGATCCAGGGAGCCAAACTGCAGCACGCCCGGCAGATCATCGGCATCGACGTGAACCCGGTGAAGCTCCAGTGGGCGCGCGATTTTGGCGCGACGCACACGGTGGACGCATCCGAATGCGACCCTGTCGCCGAGGTCCGCAAACTCACCGACGACGGCTGGGACGGCGGGGTCGAGTACGCGTTCGAGGCCACGGGGATCCCGGCGTGCACCGAGCAGTGCGTGAAGATGCTCTCCTATGGCGGGACGGCAACCACGATCGGGTTCCCGGCAGAGGACGACGCGCTGAACCTCAACCTCGGGGATTTCTCGGTCGGGGTGTACTGGAACAAGGCCGCCCTGCACGTGTGCCACTGCGGGGACGCCCTCCCCTCGCACGACTTCCCCCTCCTGGCCGACCTCTATCTGCGAGGCGAACTCCAGCTCGACGCCATGGTCACGCGGACGATCGCGCTCGAGGACGTGGAGGACGCGTTCCACGAGATGGAGACCGGCAATGTGATTCGGTCGGTGATCGTCTTGTAG